In Lineus longissimus chromosome 9, tnLinLong1.2, whole genome shotgun sequence, one genomic interval encodes:
- the LOC135493953 gene encoding fucose-1-phosphate guanylyltransferase-like, translating to MLDGDKVAKFTNCLFESYEKCRGKAVKSIPDFLFWDVVVLTTGDAEQQRVFEMQLESKRSRGELPTDVPFHVFSDPPNTKTGNGGATINSLAELESIYKERLSSMRVLLIHAGGQSKRLPCASIMGKIFTAIPVGPHISDMLDLNLAMFLPFLKKMQPGVFVTCSDVILPYFLDCGGDWSFELPGFTVLAHPSSIEIATKHGVYVLKDAGAALQKSVGTFQCLKVLQKPCEKDIRENGAIVEKNGEEFVFTDSVFFFDHNVSSRLLRFHADCGPITCEIDGYGDFLQALGPLANSDYINNTSNVSYVKPELLNMRLKVFDLLKCLPLNTTVLNDSKFYHLGTMQEYVTNFCEDMTLCKVMNFKRSAFSKVVQDRSNIPGSVEGSILHSVVISSSVIPEISVVEFCHFDIPFKIGENSIISNCEYISNLQGDSNLKCDGKILEIPSNTFIHTVPIKLGSDTFYITIMCSTGDDLKASTLKNEVDELKYFGHDFTKVLDAWGRSVDDIFPKTETCSLWRARLFPALPNMSQALVASLSLLSDLADSGPKFQIPSDTVWLSMADMMTMKDVSGMLEYRNLLHGVIKASLLSEI from the exons ATGCTGGATGGTGATAAAGTGGCCAAGTTTACTAACTGTTTATTCGAATCCTATGAAAAATGCAGAG GAAAAGCTGTAAAATCCATCCCAGATTTTCTATTCTGGGATGTGGTTGTCTTGACAACTGGAGATGCTGAGCAACAGAGGGTATTTGAAATGCAACTTGAGTCAAAGCGATCAAGAGGGGAGCTTCCAACTGATGTGCCATTCCATGTGTTTAGCGATCCACCAAATACAAAGACCG GGAATGGTGGCGCTACTATCAATAGCCTGGCAGAACTCGAGTCCATCTACAAAGAGCGGCTGTCATCCATGCGTGTTCTACTCATCCATGCTGGAGGACAAAGCAAGCGTTTACCCTGTGCAAGCATCATGGGAAAAATCTTCACTGCCATTCCAGTCGGACCACATATCAGCGACATGTTGGATCTTAATCTCGCCATGTTCTTGCCATTTTTGAAAAAGATGCAGCCAGGTGTTTTTGTGACTTGTTCCGACGTTATCTTGCCATATTTCTTGGATTGCGGCGGCGATTGGTCGTTCGAGCTTCCTGGGTTTACCGTCCTTGCTCATCCGTCCTCGATCGAGATCGCGACAAAACACGGCGTGTATGTTCTTAAGGATGCTGGCGCTGCCCTCCAGAAGAGCGTGGGAACGTTCCAATGCCTGAAGGTGCTGCAAAAACCATGTGAAAAGGACATAAGGGAAAATGGTGCCATTGTTGAGAAAAATGGAGAAGAATTTGTCTTTACAGACAGTGTCTTTTTCTTCGATCACAACGTCTCGTCTAGGTTATTAAGATTTCATGCAGACTGTGGTCCAATTACCTGCGAGATAGATGGCTATGGGGACTTCCTTCAAGCTTTAGGACCTTTGGCAAACTCCGACTATATCAATAATACATCCAATGTCAGTTATGTCAAACCCGAGTTGCTCAACATGCGATTGAAAGTGTTTGACTTGTTGAAATGCTTGCCACTGAACACGACTGTACTCAACGATTCGAAATTTTATCACTTGGGAACAATGCAGGAGTATGTAACCAACTTCTGTGAAGACATGACCCTTTGTAAAGTGATGAATTTCAAAAGGTCAGCCTTCAGCAAAGTCGTACAAGATAGGTCCAACATACCGGGTAGTGTGGAGGGAAGCATCCTACATAGCGTGGTCATATCAAGCTCCGTCATTCCAGAAATATCCGTCGTAGAATTCTGCCACTTTGACATTCCCTTCAAAATTGGTGAAAATTCAATCATCAGCAACTGTGAATATATCTCAAACCTTCAAGGTGACAGCAACCTAAAATGTGATGGCAAAATCCTTGAAATTCCCTCAAACACATTCATCCACACTGTGCCCATTAAACTGGGTTCTGATACCTTCTACATTACCATAATGTGTAGCACTGGTGATGACCTGAAAGCGTCCACTCTCAAAAACGAAGTGGACGAACTGAAATATTTTGGTCATGACTTTACAAAGGTCCTTGATGCCTGGGGTAGGTCTGTTGACGACATCTTTCCCAAAACTGAAACCTGCAGCCTCTGGAGGGCACGGTTGTTCCCTGCCCTGCCAAACATGAGCCAGGCACTTGTGGCCTCTCTCTCATTACTATCGGATCTGGCTGATTCTGGTCCGAAGTTTCAGATTCCAAGCGATACGGTCTGGTTGTCCATGGCAGACATGATGACAATGAAGGACGTCTCTGGCATGTTGGAATACAGGAACTTGTTGCATGGTGTGATAAAGGCATCGCTGTTATCTGAAATCTGA